One window from the genome of Babylonia areolata isolate BAREFJ2019XMU chromosome 13, ASM4173473v1, whole genome shotgun sequence encodes:
- the LOC143288701 gene encoding putative glutamate receptor: MAVGVTVVVVVAVSFVLVVDGAQLVTTSGQVMERGINPQSRWRKKTKEIDFRLTDDIDVFALAMERAASRLEGVLLQQHALTCDPGGLQGVLPVDTALLNVLVRLETPNVVTVGTECLQAQMMNWLTQNLTDQAGRMSPLVQDAHWLLAINSHVMETLNVTSLLVNHVAILQHGDERCQVSLKTLTWTSSGRHLAAIRGKHVSSVLKPSRLYPNHQYGCNGMELRVAINIWTPYIMEEEEAGGRRVYRGFSMDLLAILSASLNFTYSLDMPADGEWGDFREGRWTGVVGQIDRQVRDMDIDKGMLERLPVVDFTSPMNIRYTGIGVRIPSRGHQHMAALFRPFHWQVYVAVLVTFAFSMGAVKVLVLAEARLAHHLPPHHKVPSIFLVAEFLFGSLLKEIVPSSLMSHGGARRPLVAAWCTFGLLVTSCYTSKLTSMLVDVPPQLPFNSLQELVALGEYRWGMIGGTALVHSFRHSNNSVLRAAYEGVVHFAKDDPEVFSLDAEVHRAKMAREAYAFIGEEELQDLWAAEDCAIRVIRERLVGMETYNVFTPKRSVMTQRIDAALLKLEAGGVMDQLRAKWWPKDNRCVARGDSSSSSSSSQSAITLDTLQGVFYLAAGGMVLGAVALAGERAAGKLCATHPFIIHNVEEEKHSQKQDCPAVGARLTTGTQPGTMFQVRFSLG, encoded by the exons CACTGGCCATGGAGAGGGCGGCCTCGCGCCTGGAGGGCGTGCTCCTACAACAGCACGCGCTGACCTGTGACCCCGGGGGCCTTCAGGGGGTCCTTCCGGTGGACACTGCTCTGCTGAACGTGCTGGTCCGTCTGGAGACCCCCAACGTCGTCACGGTGGGGACGGAGTGTCTGCAGGCGCAGATGATGAATTGG CTGACGCAGAACTTGACAGACCAAGCGGGACGCATGTCCCCTCTCGTTCAAGATGCTCACTGGCTATTGGCTATCAACAGTCACGTGATGGAGACACTGAACGTGACGTCACTGCTCGTGAACCATGTCGCCATTTTACAGCATGGCGACGAG CGCTGCCAGGTGTCACTGAAGACGCTGACGTGGACCTCCTCAGGGCGCCACCTTGCGGCGATCAGGGGGAAACACGTGTCGTCTGTGCTAAAGCCGTCCCGCCTGTACCCGAACCACCAGTATGGCTGTAACGGCATGGAGCTGCGTGTGGCCATCAATATT TGGACGCCGTACatcatggaagaggaggaggcgggagggagaAGGGTGTACCGAGGCTTCTCCATGGATCTCCTGGCCATTCTGTCCGCCTCCCTCAACTTCAC TTACAGCCTGGATATGCCGGCGGACGGCGAGTGGGGGGACTTTCGGGAGGGCCGGTGGACAGGTGTGGTGGGTCAGAtcgacagacaggtgagagacaTGGACATAGACAAAGGCATG CTGGAGCGACTGCCAGTGGTGGACTTCACCAGCCCCATGAACATCCGCTACACGGGCATCGGTGTCCGCATCCCGTCCCGGGGCCACCAGCACATGGCGGCCTTGTTCCGACCCTTCCACTGGCAG gtGTACGTGGCCGTGCTGGTGACATTCGCCTTCAGCATGGGTGCTGTCAAAGTGCTGGTCCTGGCGGAAGCCAGACTTGCGCATCACCTGCCGCCGCATCACAAGGTGCCGTCCATCTTCCTCGTCGCGGAGTTTCTCTTCGGCTCCCTCCTGAAGGAGA TCGTGCCCAGCAGCCTCATGAGTCACGGCGGAGCTCGCCGACCGTTGGTGGCCGCCTGGTGCACGTTCGGTCTGTTGGTGACGTCATGCTACACGTCAAAGCTGACGTCCATGCTGGTGGACGTGCCCCCTCAGCTTCCGTTCAACTCTCTTCAGGAACTGGTGGCGCTCGGGGAGTACCGCTGGGGTATGATTGGTGGAACGGCTCTGGTCCACAGCTTCCGG cacagcaacaactcCGTCCTGAGAGCTGCCTACGAAGGCGTCGTACACTTCGCCAAAGATGATCCAGAAGTGTTCAGCCTGGACGCGGAAGTGCACCGAGCCAAGATGGCGCGCGAAGCCTACGCCTTCATCGGGGAAGAGGAACTTCAGGACCTGTGGGCAGCAGAGGACTGTGCCATCCGCGTCATCCGGGAACGTCTGGTGGGCATGGAAACCTACAACGTGTTCACGCCCAAGCGCTCTGTCATGACGCAGAGAATAGATGCCGC CCTTCTGAAGCTGGAAGCGGGAGGGGTGATGGACCAGCTGAGGGCTAAGTGGTGGCCCAAGGACAACAGGTGCGTGGCGCGTggggactcctcctcctcctcctcctcctcccagtcgGCCATCACACTGGACACCTTGCAGGGAGTCTTCTACCTGGCGGCGGGCGGGATGGTGCTCGGCGCTGTGGCACTGGCCGGGGAGAGAGCGGCTGGGAAACT ATGTGCAACCCACCCATTCATCATACacaatgtggaggaggagaaacactCGCAGAAACAGGACTGCCCTGCAGTGGGAGCACGCTTGACCACCGGGACCCAGCCAGGCACAATGTTTCAGGTTCGATTCTCTTTGGGCTGA
- the LOC143289102 gene encoding activating signal cointegrator 1 complex subunit 1-like, whose amino-acid sequence MDVLRPQLIRIGNRWYRKNPLASREGSNPEDEIEPDFDMMGDCYEDEICDAGLDIEEFSGGFRVRLNYPSVFFKYIIGKRGETKRRLETETRTQIKIPKAGQEGEIVIQGHDRKGVVSAKTRVDVLVDSARQKQPFTHFLSVPVQSEEIIEKFEDFKFAIMDDDARDSGVDATIFQNPQKLHMTIGTLVLLSEAEIQRAKEVLVQCHDDLVEPILNSNPLYIDVRGLEYMNDDPGAVDVLYAKLVPGPEADKLQMLVDRLVDRFLSLHLMQRQFERVKLHITVMNTLFRKDPSGASAPRLQGMRAAPRDRESFNAASILKRFEQFEFGPLPVDRVELSQRYSTGPDGYYQSSGSLKLL is encoded by the exons ATGGATGTGCTACGACCTCAGCTTATCCGAATAGGTAATCGATGGTACAGGAAAAATCCACTGGCTTCCAGGGAAGGCTCCAACCCAGAAGATGAAATTGAACCAG ATTTTGACATGATGGGAGACTGCTATGAGGATGAAATCTGCGATGCTGGCTTGGACATTGAGGAATTCAGTGGGGGATTTCGTGTCCGCCTGAATTATCCAAGTGTTTTCTTCAAGTACATTATTGGCAAGAGAGGAGAGACTAAGAGGAGATTAGAGACAGAGACCCGCACACAGATCAAGATTCCAAAGGCAGGCCAAGAGGGTGAAATTG TGATACAAGGACATGACAGGAAAGGCGTGGTCTCGGCAAAGACGAGGGTGGACGTTCTGGTGGACTCAGCTCGGCAGAAACAGCCTTTCACTCACTTCCTGTCCGTCCCTGTACAGAGCGAAGAGATCATCGAAAAGTTTGAGGATTTCAAGTTTGCAATTATGGATGATGATGCTCGG gacagtgggGTGGACGCCACCATCTTCCAAAACCCCCAGAAGCTTCACATGACCATCGGCACCCTGGTGCTGCTCAGTGAGGCTGAGATTCAGCGCGCCAAGGAGGTGCTGGTCCAGTGTCACGACGACCTGGTCGA GCCAATCCTGAACAGCAATCCATTATACATCGATGTCCGTGGTCTGGAATACATGAACGATGACCCAGGGGCAGTGGATGTGCTCTACGCTAAGCTGGTGCCAGGACCTGAAGCTGACAA ACTACAGATGCTGGTGGACAGGTTAGTGGACAGGTTCCTGTCGCTCCATCTGATGCAGCGACAGTTCGAGCGAGTCAAGCTGCACATCACAGTGATGAACACACTGTTCCGTAAAGACCCTAGCGGCGCCTCGGCTCCAAGGCTGCAGGGCATGCGTGCCGCTCCGAGGGACAGGGAATCTTTCAATGCAGCTAGTATATTGAAG AGGTTTGAACAGTTTGAGTTTGGCCCCTTGCCAGTGGACAGGGTGGAGCTGTCACAGCGTTACTCGACAGGTCCGGATGGCTACTACCAGAGTTCTGGCTCCCTGAAACTTCTCTGA